One Brassica napus cultivar Da-Ae chromosome A5, Da-Ae, whole genome shotgun sequence DNA window includes the following coding sequences:
- the LOC125609604 gene encoding F-box/kelch-repeat protein At4g38940-like, whose protein sequence is MQSLIPSLPEEIIVDILARVGSCYYPKLSLVSKHFRSLVTSHELYARRSLLGCTEHSLYVVLCNRENGNYQLYALRQKANGNHSLVLIPSLPKLPRKGGFVAVGSRIYVFGRFKSVPQNAISIDCRYQTVHPLPSMNVTMSVSVADIIDGNIYLTGYCSNPTKMVMMVFNTETEMWEPKKTTPETMRGYLWACECVVMAGKMYMSDPSYNFVYDPKESKWETDKMLNMFKWRKARVVDDVLYYYDSGWGVLRAYDPKGSSWVVVNGLEELLADARFSDWSYTGSYGGKLAMIFTKTTGRTKVIRCAEISLERRRQGKEIWGKVEWCDDVLVGGDFYVKKTLDVIV, encoded by the coding sequence ATGCAGTCTCTGATTCCATCACTTCCGGAAGAAATCATCGTTGACATCTTAGCGCGTGTAGGGAGCTGCTACTATCCAAAACTCTCCCTTGTTTCCAAGCACTTCCGATCACTTGTTACCTCCCATGAGCTATACGCAAGACGATCATTGTTAGGATGCACGGAACACTCTCTCTATGTTGTCCTCTGTAACAGAGAAAACGGTAATTACCAGTTGTATGCTCTCCGCCAGAAAGCCAACGGCAATCACAGCTTGGTCCTTATCCCTTCGCTTCCTAAACTGCCTCGTAAGGGAGGCTTTGTCGCGGTGGGGTCCAGGATATATGTGTTTGGTAGGTTTAAGTCAGTTCCACAGAATGCGATAAGCATTGACTGTAGATACCAAACGGTGCACCCCCTGCCTAGCATGAATGTAACCATGTCTGTTTCAGTTGCTGACATCATTGACGGGAATATATATCTAACTGGATACTGTAGCAACCCAACGAAGATGGTCATGATGGTATTCAATACAGAAACAGAAATGTGGGAGCCTAAGAAGACAACGCCAGAGACAATGCGTGGTTACCTGTGGGCTTGTGAGTGTGTGGTTATGGCCGGTAAGATGTACATGAGTGATCCTTCTTACAACTTTGTTTACGATCCAAAAGAGAGTAAATGGGAAACTGACAAGATGCTGAATATGTTCAAGTGGAGGAAAGCGCGTGTCGTTGATGACGTATTGTATTACTACGATTCTGGTTGGGGGGTGCTGAGAGCTTATGACCCAAAAGGGAGTAGTTGGGTAGTGGTGAATGGTTTGGAAGAATTGTTGGCTGATGCGAGATTTTCAGACTGGTCGTACACTGGGAGCTACGGTGGGAAACTGGCTATGATTTTTACGAAAACAACAGGTAGAACAAAAGTTATCCGGTGTGCGGAGATTTCGCTAGAAAGACGTCGTCAAGGAAAGGAGATTTGGGGTAAAGTTGAGTGGTGTGATGATGTTTTGGTTGGTGGTGATTTTTACGTTAAAAAAACTCTAGATGTTATTGTTTGA
- the LOC111205055 gene encoding tRNA (carboxymethyluridine(34)-5-O)-methyltransferase-like — protein sequence MRDVKVKANPKSTHQEDSPSVKSTPEIEKKYVHRVYDAIAPHFSSTRYAKWPRVAAFLESLPSGSVILDAGCGNGKYLGLNPNCFFIGCDISSPLIRICSEKGQEVVVADAVNLPYREGFGDAAISIAVLHHLSTEERRTSAVNELVRVVKPGGFVLITVWAAEQEDESLLTKWTPLSPKYVEEWVGPGSPMDSPRVRNNPCFGLESIPESDVSVKEEKDKDSVEMSHQQEYFVPWHLPYHRAEVSGASASALASGLAKKDDKKGAVVYNRYYHVFSEGELERLASGVGNAMVVDRFYDKSNWCIVLQKEALNQG from the coding sequence ATGAGAGACGTCAAAGTCAAAGCTAATCCAAAGTCAACGCATCAAGAAGACTCCCCGAGCGTCAAATCAACACCCGAGATCGAGAAAAAGTACGTCCACCGAGTCTACGACGCCATCGCTCCGCACTTCAGCTCCACGAGGTACGCCAAGTGGCCTAGAGTCGCCGCCTTCCTCGAATCCTTACCTTCCGGATCCGTGATCCTCGACGCCGGCTGCGGGAACGGCAAGTACCTGGGGCTGAACCCGAACTGTTTCTTTATAGGCTGCGACATAAGCAGCCCTCTCATCAGAATCTGTTCGGAGAAAGGGCAAGAGGTTGTAGTCGCGGACGCTGTTAATCTCCCTTACAGAGAAGGGTTTGGCGACGCGGCGATCTCGATCGCGGTTTTGCATCATTTGAGTACGGAGGAGAGAAGGACGAGCGCTGTTAACGAGCTGGTTCGCGTTGTTAAGCCTGGCGGGTTTGTGCTGATAACGGTTTGGGCTGCGGAGCAGGAGGATGAGTCTTTGCTTACTAAGTGGACGCCGTTGTCTCCCAAGTATGTTGAGGAATGGGTGGGACCGGGTAGTCCGATGGATAGCCCTCGTGTGAGGAACAATCCGTGCTTCGGTCTTGAGAGTATTCCGGAGAGTGACGTGAGTGTAAAGGAGGAAAAGGATAAGGACTCTGTGGAGATGAGTCATCAGCAAGAGTACTTTGTTCCGTGGCATTTGCCGTACCACCGTGCGGAAGTTAGTGGTGCATCTGCTTCTGCGCTTGCGAGTGGGCTTGCGAAAAAAGACGATAAGAAAGGAGCTGTTGTGTACAATAGATACTACCATGTGTTCAGTGAAGGGGAGCTTGAAAGGTTGGCGTCTGGTGTAGGGAATGCAATGGTAGTTGATAGGTTTTACGATAAGTCTAATTGGTGTATTGTTCTTCAGAAAGAAGCTTTAAACCAAGGCTGA
- the LOC125609355 gene encoding protein TIFY 5B-like, with amino-acid sequence MEMQSNCDLELRLLPPCDPRSSENLQPKQEPQKMVIFYNGHVFVSSDLTHLQAKAILSLASGDMKEKSLSLESSDGSDPSTVPNILTRKASMKRSLRSFLQKRNVRIQASCPYHHS; translated from the exons ATGGAGATGCAAAGTAATTGCGACTTGGAACTTCGCCTTCTTCCTCCTTGTGATCCACGCAGCTCTGAGAATCTACAACCAAAGCAAGAACCTCAGAAAATGGTTATTTTCTACAACGGTCACGTATTTGTTTCTTCAGATCTTACCCATCTCCAG GCAAAAGCTATATTATCACTAGCAAGTGGAGACATGAAAGAAAAATCATTATCATTGGAAAGTTCAGACGGCTCGGATCCTTCAACAGTCCCTAACATTTTGACCCGAAAAGCCTCCATGAAGAGATCTCTTCGTAGTTTTCTTCAGAAACGGAATGTTCGGATCCAGGCTTCTTGTCCTTACCACCATTCttga
- the LOC125609356 gene encoding uncharacterized protein LOC125609356, translating to MGYLWALNIFILSLLFQPPKFKFARLFLSLSLGLDSLAMALSAAFKERLDQMEFTRNQRLHLLQAEKELQVEKSQILATKHANIQSIERKCLMLDQKIAAQNLKITLLRSTIQDLDSKYHCSVQQLRTLKSEVEELKELDQEREKYYELKCSEMNEFMQNVERFRSEKRLQVKNLRDHVKELSSTFEEIHNKNNYLRNTN from the exons ATGGGCTACCTATGGGCcttgaatatatttattctctctctcttattcCAACCTCCAAAATTCAAATTCGCtcgtctctttctttctctctctctgggTCTCGACTCTCTAGCAATGGCGCTTTCCGCAGCTTTCAAGGAGAGACTAGATCAAATGGAGTTTACCAGAAACCAGCGACTTCATCTTCTCCAG GCGGAGAAAGAGCTACAAGTGGAGAAATCACAGATACTAGCAACCAAGCACGCAAACATACAATCAATAGAACGCAAATGTTTGATGCTCGACCAGAAGATCGCGGCACAAAACCTCAAGATCACGCTTCTCAGATCTACCATCCAAGATCTCGATTCCAAATACCACTGCTCTGTTCAGCAACTGAG GACGCTAAAGAGCGAGGTTGAAGAGTTAAAGGAGTTAGACCAAGAGAGGGAAAAGTATTACGAGCTGAAATGCTCAGAGATGAACGAGTTCATGCAAAATGTGGAGCGGTTCAGATCAGAGAAACGGTTACAAGTCAAGAACCTGAGAGACCATGTCAAGGAG CTTAGCTCAACGTTCGAGGAAATTCACAACAAGAACAATTATCTGAGGAACACAAATTAA